A genomic stretch from Xiphophorus maculatus strain JP 163 A chromosome 16, X_maculatus-5.0-male, whole genome shotgun sequence includes:
- the LOC102222215 gene encoding cytohesin-2-like, protein MAISRKDSFLWGKAPPRLRLAERRQSDRSGQPELLDDLQKLKLELNDAAAGSSNPDLKRHSKSFVRNRKFLRGKKKFNMDPKVGVRYLVEHGILEWRAEPVAEFLYKEEGLNKTAIGNFLGEREEMHLKVLKAFVALHEFSDLNLVQALRQFLWSFRLPGEAQKIDRMMEAFAARYCDCNPGVFQSTDTCYILSFAIIMLNTSLHNPNVKDKPNLQRFVCMNRGINNGADLPVDLLTKLYASIRSEPFKIPEDDGNDLTLTFFNPDREGWLLKMGGRVKTWKRRWFILTESCLYYFQYTTDKDPIGIIPLENLCVRKLQDSSKPFCLELYSPKGQKVKACKTENKGRVVEGKHQFYRLNAASEEERDDWISAIRASITKDPFYDLVSMRKRKVIRNASSSE, encoded by the exons ATGGCCATCAGCAGAAAAGACAGCTTCCTCTGGGGCAAAG CGCCACCGAGGCTCCGACTGGCTGAGAGGAGGCAGAGCGACCGCAGCGGCCAACCTGAGCTGCTGGACGACCTGCAG AAGCTGAAACTGGAGCTGAATGATGCAGCGGCCGGATCCAGCAACCCGGACCTGAAGCGCcacag taaAAGTTTCGTGAGGAACAGGAAGTTTCTACGAGggaaaaagaaattcaacatgGACCCAAAAGtg GGCGTCCGCTACCTGGTGGAACATGGCATCCTGGAGTGGCGAGCCGAGCCGGTGGCGGAGTTCCTCTACAAGGAGGAGGGGCTTAACAAGACCGCCATCGGCAACTTCCTGGGAGAACG GGAGGAAATGCACCTGAAAGTCCTGAAGGCGTTCGTGGCTCTGCATGAGTTCTCCGACCTGAATCTGGTCCAGGCGCTGAG GCAGTTTCTGTGGAGCTTCCGGCTCCCAGGTGAAGCCCAGAAGATCGACCGGATGATGGAGGCGTTCGCGGCGCGTTACTGCGACTGTAACCCCGGAGTGTTCCAGTCCACAG ACACCTGCTACATCCTGTCGTTTGCCATCATCATGCTCAACACCAGTCTGCACAACCCCAACGTGAAAGACAAGCCCAACCTGCAGCGCTTCGTCTGCATGAACCGAGGAATCAACAACGGCGCCGACCTTCCCGTTGACCTGCTCACG aaaCTTTACGCCAGCATCCGCAGCGAACCCTTCAAGATCCCCGAGGACGACGGCAACGACCTTACTCTGACCTTCTTCAACCCGGACCGCGAGGGCTGGCTGCTGAAGATGG GCGGCCGCGTCAAGACGTGGAAACGCCGCTGGTTCATCCTGACCGAGAGCTGCCTCTACTACTTCCAGTACACAACG GATAAAGACCCGATCGGGATCATCCCTCTGGAGAATCTCTGTGTCAGAAAGCTGCAGGATTCCAGCAAACCG TTCTGTCTGGAGCTGTACAGCCCCAAAGGTCAGAAGGTCAAAGCCTGTAAGACGGAGAACAAAGGCCGAGTGGTGGAGGGGAAACACCAGTTCTACCGGCTGAACGCCGCCAGCGAGGAGGAGAGAGACGACTGGATCAGCGCCATCAG GGCGAGCATCACCAAGGACCCGTTTTACGATTTGGTGtcgatgaggaagaggaaggtgaTCAGGAATGCTTCGTCATCGGAGTGA
- the LOC111611557 gene encoding protein FAM83F-like has product MAESQLLCLDNQHVNEKVPESRPEFYYSEEQRAALEQLLRHGDGAFKMRLQEDNIRDFLCAREVRAIRDSFQEYDPDSEPEPGEPDKPKEATSADSGVHSTYWPQMSDTEVPALDIGWPACSGVYKGVTRVSAYTHPPKEPGPHIKEVVRRLIQGAQKVLAIVMDLLTDLQILQDLLDAAARRGVAVYAVLEARGVPHFLDMSSRLQISAMHLRNLRVRMVRGAGLALSFGKLPGSLCSKYMLVDGEKVMFGSYSFTWSSSRLDRSAVTVMTGQIVDFFDSDFREMYAVSEPVDLHKEFNISKPPLPTPVLKPRVEHLRPAPVSTSRFQVSVGDSRQVDLKVPAHKYHNPKYSLVFGNRLGLTGSLQDLSTQKHSLLGGTSQRDMEGHGDAADRASSPSPSATAEEEEKDGRGGVRKSEAAAVKKPRSSFRNFLKNRAANHSAETIQEGVVTSPSPAPVATAPEANGVAGNGPEDSFEVQEKPLKFKPKKSQKNIQRSVSLQSIDTAERDGLKSRRRLQRRNCIQS; this is encoded by the exons ATGGCGGAGTCCCAGCTGCTGTGTCTGGACAACCAGCACGTCAACGAGAAGGTCCCGGAGTCCCGGCCGGAGTTCTACTACAGCGAGGAGCAGCGGGCCGCGCTGGAGCAGCTGCTGCGCCACGGGGACGGAGCCTTCAAGATGCGCCTGCAGGAGGACAACATCCGGGACTTCCTGTGCGCCAGGGAGGTCCGGGCCATCCGGGACAGCTTCCAGGAGTACGACCCGGACAGCGAGCCGGAGCCCGGCGAGCCGGACAAGCCCAAGGAGGCCACCAGCGCCGACTCCGGGGTCCACTCCACCTACTGGCCGCAGATGTCCGACACCGAGGTGCCGGCGCTGGACATCGGCTGGCCGGCCTGCAGCGGCGTGTACAAGGGGGTGACCCGGGTGTCCGCGTACACACACCCGCCCAAAGAGCCGGGGCCGCACATCAAGGAGGTGGTGAGGAGGCTGATCCAAGGCGCCCAGAAG GTGCTGGCCATCGTCATGGATCTCCTAACGGACCTGCAGATCCTCCAGGACCTGCTGGACGCGGCAGCGCGGCGCGGTGTGGCGGTGTACGCGGTGCTGGAGGCCCGCGGCGTTCCCCACTTCCTGGACATGAGCTCCCGGCTGCAGATCAGCGCCATGCACCTGAGG aaccTGCGTGTGCGGATGGTGAGAGGCGCGGGGCTGGCCCTGTCCTTCGGGAAGCTGCCCGGCTCGCTCTGCTCCAAATACATGCTGGTGGACGGAGAGAAGGTCATGTTCGGCTCCTACAG CTTCACCTGGAGTTCGTCTCGTTTGGACCGGAGCGCCGTTACGGTGATGACGGGTCAGATCGTCGATTTCTTCGACAGCGACTTCAGGGAGATGTACGCCGTGTCGGAACCGGTCGACCTCCACAAAGAGTTCAACATCAGCAAGCCGCCGCTGCCCACTCCCGTCCTGAAGCCCCGGGTGGAGCACCTCCGCCCCGCGCCCGTCTCCACGTCCCGCTTCCAGGTGTCCGTCGGCGACTCCAGACAGGTGGACCTCAAAGTGCCGGCGCACAAATACCACAACCCCAAATACTCGCTGGTGTTCGGGAACAGGTTGGGCCTGACGGGCTCGCTGCAGGACCTGTCCACCCAGAAACACTCGCTGCTCGGTGGCACCAGCCAGAGGGACATGGAGGGACACGGGGACGCGGCGGACCGAGCGTCCTCACCGAGTCCGAGCGCCACCgccgaggaagaggagaaggacgGGCGCGGCGGTGTGAGGAAGAGCGAGGCGGCCGCCGTGAAGAAGCCGCGCAGTTCCTTCAGGAACTTCCTGAAAAACagagcagccaatcacagcgcAGAGACTATACAAGAGGGCGTGGTCACTTCTCCGAGCCCCGCCCCCGTGGCTACGGCGCCAGAGGCCAATGGCGTCGCAGGAAACGGACCGGAGGATTCGTTTGAGGTTCAGGAGAAACCGCTGAAGTTCAAACCCAAGAAGTCGCAGAAGAACATCCAGAGGAGCGTTTCTCTGCAGAGCATCGACACGGCGGAGCGAGACG GACTGAAAAGCCGCCGGCGGCTTCAGAGAAGGAACTGCATCCAGTCCTGA
- the grap2 gene encoding GRB2-related adapter protein 2, translated as MEARGKYDFTATADDELSFRKNDILKIINMEDDWCKAEMNGQEGFIPKNYIDLQTPDWFKEDASRSQAEELLRHKTVGDFVIRGCQSSPGDFSISVKHENDVQHFKVMRDNKGQYFLWSEKFTSLNKLVEFYKTTSISKTKQICLQDGCQEGRSPPGPQVKRGSLPEHRNSAAAVASAPRRASDQPFSQLAKRSGFEERAHTIGHTGRSSPISSACPPRRTSETMPLPTRAGGVQVKALYDFTAEEDDELGFCAGDIIEVLDRSDQAWWRGRLRGQSGLFPANHTTLI; from the exons ATGGAGGCCAGAGGGAAGTACGACTTCACCGCCACGGCGGACGACGAGCTCAGCTTCAGGAAGAACGACATCCTGAAG ATCATAAACATGGAGGACGATTGGTGCAAGGCTGAGATGAACGGACAGGAAGGATTCATCCCCAAAAATTACATCGACCTGCAGACTCCAGA CTGGTTCAAGGAAGACGCCAGCCGCAGCCAGGCGGAGGAGCTGCTGAGGCACAAAACGGTCGGAGACTTCGTGATCCGAGGATGTCAGAGTTCGCCGGGAGACTTCTCCATCTCCGTCAA ACATGAGAACGACGTTCAGCACTTCAAGGTGATGCGGGACAATAAGGGCCAGTACTTCCTGTGGTCCGAGAAGTTCACGTCTCTCAACAAGCTGGTGGAGTTTTATAAAACCACATCCATCTCCAAAACCAAACAGATCTGCctccaagatggctgccaggAGGGCAGGAGCCCCCCAGGCCCCCAG GTGAAGAGAGGAAGTTTGCCTGAGCATCGAAACTCTGCTGCAGCCGTCGCCAGCGCGCCGCGCCGCGCCTCCGACCAGCCGTTCAGCCAGCTG GCTAAACGTTCCGGCTTCGAGGAGCGAGCGCACACCATCGGACACACAGGCCGCAGCAGCCCCATCAGCTCCGCCTGCCCGCCTCGCCGCACCTCCGAGACCATGCCGCTGCCTACG AGGGCCGGCGGCGTCCAGGTGAAGGCGCTGTACGACTTCACGGCGGAGGAAGACGACGAGCTGGGGTTCTGTGCCGGTGACATCATCGAGGTTTTGGATCGCTCGGACCAGGCGTGGTGGAGAGGTCGGCTGCGGGGTCAGAGCGGCTTGTTTCCTGCTAACCACACAACTCTGATATGA